Proteins encoded within one genomic window of Rhododendron vialii isolate Sample 1 chromosome 1a, ASM3025357v1:
- the LOC131318838 gene encoding probable purine permease 11 isoform X2 → MPDNQEPLLIKDGASTDHESHFLRPMGRQWWVLASLNILFLLSGQTAGVILGRFYYDEGGSSTWMATLIQTAAFPILLIPYFIILPSSQNPSTTSTPPSIAIISFVYFALGILFACDNMLYSIGLLYLSASTFSLICATQLVFNAIFAFFINSQKFTVLIMNSVVVLTLSASLVGLNNNSDAPSGVSKWNYFLGFASTVGASALYSLLLSLTQLWFQKVLKKETFSVVLEIQIFASLVATCISVVGLFASGEWKSLKGEVDGFGKGRVAYVMTLVGAAIAWQVCSVGVVGLIFVVSSLFSNVIGTLSLALTPIVAVIVFHDAMNGIKVIALLLSLWGFSTYIYQNYLEDLKVKVMQTEVNEASNHSSC, encoded by the exons Atgccag ATAACCAAGAACCTTTATTGATCAAAGATGGAGCTTCAACTGATCATGAATCACATTTCCTCAGGCCTATGGGAAGGCAATGGTGGGTATTAGCATCTCTCaacatactttttcttctttctggcCAAACCGCTGGTGTGATTCTAGGTAGATTTTATTATGATGAGGGTGGAAGTAGCACATGGATGGCTACCCTGATCCAAACAGCCGCCTTCCCGATTCTCCTCATCCCATACTTTATCATTCTCCCTTCGTCTCAAAATCCTTCTACTACTTCCACCCCTCCTTCTATCGCTATTATTTCCTTTGTCTACTTTGCTCTCGGCATACTCTTCGCATGCGATAATATGCTTTACTCTATTGGACTGCTATACCTTTCTGCTTCAACTTTTTCCCTCATTTGCGCAACCCAGTTGGTGTTTAATGCCATTTTCGCTTTCTTCATCAATTCACAAAAGTTCACTGTACTAATTATGAACTCTGTCGTCGTTCTTACACTATCTGCTTCACTCGTTGGGTTGAACAACAATTCTGATGCACCATCTGGAGTCTCGAAATGGAATTATTTCCTTGGATTCGCAAGCACGGTTGGAGCTTCTGCCCTTTACTCTCTATTACTTTCGCTCACACAGCTTTGGTTCCAGAAGGTTCTGAAGAAGGAAACATTTTCTGTGGTCTTGGAAATACAAATCTTCGCATCACTCGTGGCGACTTGCATTTCAGTTGTGGGACTCTTTGCCAGTGGGGAGTGGAAGTCTTTAAAGGGAGAAGTGGACGGATTTGGTAAGGGGAGAGTTGCTTATGTGATGACTTTGGTAGGTGCTGCCATTGCTTGGCAAGTTTGCTCTGTTGGTGTGGTGGGATTGATTTTCGTGGTGTCCTCTCTCTTCTCGAACGTCATTGGTACTCTTTCGTTGGCTCTTACTCCTATTGTTGCTGTGATAGTCTTCCATGACGCGATGAACGGCATAAAGGTAATTGCTTTACTCTTATCTCTTTGGGGGTTTTCCACTTATATCTACCAGAATTATCTCGAAGACTTGAAGGTAAAGGTAATGCAAACTGAAGTCAATGAGGCCTCTAACCATTCAAGCTGTTGA
- the LOC131318838 gene encoding probable purine permease 11 isoform X1, producing MVIFQNPSSSRDTYVIISSYTDNQEPLLIKDGASTDHESHFLRPMGRQWWVLASLNILFLLSGQTAGVILGRFYYDEGGSSTWMATLIQTAAFPILLIPYFIILPSSQNPSTTSTPPSIAIISFVYFALGILFACDNMLYSIGLLYLSASTFSLICATQLVFNAIFAFFINSQKFTVLIMNSVVVLTLSASLVGLNNNSDAPSGVSKWNYFLGFASTVGASALYSLLLSLTQLWFQKVLKKETFSVVLEIQIFASLVATCISVVGLFASGEWKSLKGEVDGFGKGRVAYVMTLVGAAIAWQVCSVGVVGLIFVVSSLFSNVIGTLSLALTPIVAVIVFHDAMNGIKVIALLLSLWGFSTYIYQNYLEDLKVKVMQTEVNEASNHSSC from the coding sequence ATGGTAATCTTTCAAAACCCATCTTCTTCAAGAGATACTTACGTTATTATTTCCTCTTATACAGATAACCAAGAACCTTTATTGATCAAAGATGGAGCTTCAACTGATCATGAATCACATTTCCTCAGGCCTATGGGAAGGCAATGGTGGGTATTAGCATCTCTCaacatactttttcttctttctggcCAAACCGCTGGTGTGATTCTAGGTAGATTTTATTATGATGAGGGTGGAAGTAGCACATGGATGGCTACCCTGATCCAAACAGCCGCCTTCCCGATTCTCCTCATCCCATACTTTATCATTCTCCCTTCGTCTCAAAATCCTTCTACTACTTCCACCCCTCCTTCTATCGCTATTATTTCCTTTGTCTACTTTGCTCTCGGCATACTCTTCGCATGCGATAATATGCTTTACTCTATTGGACTGCTATACCTTTCTGCTTCAACTTTTTCCCTCATTTGCGCAACCCAGTTGGTGTTTAATGCCATTTTCGCTTTCTTCATCAATTCACAAAAGTTCACTGTACTAATTATGAACTCTGTCGTCGTTCTTACACTATCTGCTTCACTCGTTGGGTTGAACAACAATTCTGATGCACCATCTGGAGTCTCGAAATGGAATTATTTCCTTGGATTCGCAAGCACGGTTGGAGCTTCTGCCCTTTACTCTCTATTACTTTCGCTCACACAGCTTTGGTTCCAGAAGGTTCTGAAGAAGGAAACATTTTCTGTGGTCTTGGAAATACAAATCTTCGCATCACTCGTGGCGACTTGCATTTCAGTTGTGGGACTCTTTGCCAGTGGGGAGTGGAAGTCTTTAAAGGGAGAAGTGGACGGATTTGGTAAGGGGAGAGTTGCTTATGTGATGACTTTGGTAGGTGCTGCCATTGCTTGGCAAGTTTGCTCTGTTGGTGTGGTGGGATTGATTTTCGTGGTGTCCTCTCTCTTCTCGAACGTCATTGGTACTCTTTCGTTGGCTCTTACTCCTATTGTTGCTGTGATAGTCTTCCATGACGCGATGAACGGCATAAAGGTAATTGCTTTACTCTTATCTCTTTGGGGGTTTTCCACTTATATCTACCAGAATTATCTCGAAGACTTGAAGGTAAAGGTAATGCAAACTGAAGTCAATGAGGCCTCTAACCATTCAAGCTGTTGA